Proteins encoded in a region of the Streptomyces liliiviolaceus genome:
- a CDS encoding glycoside hydrolase: protein MARRTRSRRLLGAAGLTALATGAALTLAPPSTAQAPAADIPSVTVRPDPSYAQQKFEGWGTSLVWFANVTGGYPKEIREKLAKLLFGDDGLALNIARYNIGGGNAPDVEDYLRAGGAVEGWWRAPAGTTREDTDWWSADDPADWNKDADATQRWWVDRIKDDIDHWETFSNSPPWFMTKSGYVSGGFDATEDQLKTESVDDFAAYLAGATRRLEKAEGIEVDTVDPFNEPNTTYWSTRLGADGEPVGGRQEGAHIGPGLQQKVIAALAPALKKAKTRAEISAMDETNPSIFATNWNTYPQEVRDLVGQLNVHTYGTGQRTTVRDLAKAADKPLWQSEVEGDWGDGQSFTDMRPGLGLAQRIVDDLRELEPRAWVFWQPVEDYDNMKPGGESAKGGNWGSIQLSFGCTSKDTLKSCPVYTNTKFDTARNFTHYIKPGDRLIKTDDTSSAAAVAKKGDRATVVHVNSTTESRTVTVDLSKFGKVGRNATVTPVVTSVDGKLERHRAIEVGDRRATFTVPAQSVTSFLVKGVSGVAEDAAELRKGHSYALTGVQSGKALTVADNGTGLVIRSATADAPGQQWKLRQISGDTGNRQRYVFSNPVEGKRLAVRDGAPVLEADTGPRDRATQWIMSSTGDGTWTLVNAATGRLLEVGGQATNEGAAVTLWTPNSGANQRWKVAEVANPAA from the coding sequence ATGGCACGCCGTACCCGCAGCAGACGTCTCCTCGGAGCCGCCGGACTCACCGCGCTGGCCACCGGGGCCGCCCTCACCCTGGCGCCCCCGTCCACCGCGCAGGCCCCGGCGGCGGACATCCCGTCGGTCACCGTCCGGCCCGACCCCTCGTACGCACAGCAGAAGTTCGAGGGGTGGGGCACCAGCCTGGTCTGGTTCGCCAACGTGACCGGCGGCTATCCGAAAGAGATACGCGAGAAGCTCGCGAAGCTCCTCTTCGGGGACGACGGACTGGCGCTGAACATCGCCCGGTACAACATCGGCGGTGGCAACGCCCCGGACGTCGAGGACTATCTGCGGGCCGGTGGTGCGGTGGAGGGCTGGTGGCGGGCGCCGGCCGGCACCACCCGCGAGGACACCGACTGGTGGAGCGCCGACGATCCGGCCGACTGGAACAAGGACGCCGACGCCACCCAGCGCTGGTGGGTCGACCGGATCAAGGACGACATCGACCACTGGGAGACGTTCAGCAACTCCCCGCCGTGGTTCATGACGAAGAGCGGCTATGTGTCGGGCGGCTTCGACGCCACCGAGGACCAGCTCAAGACGGAGTCCGTGGACGACTTCGCCGCCTATCTGGCGGGTGCCACCAGGCGACTTGAGAAGGCCGAGGGCATCGAGGTCGACACCGTCGACCCGTTCAACGAGCCGAACACCACCTACTGGAGCACCCGGCTGGGCGCCGACGGCGAGCCCGTCGGCGGCCGTCAGGAAGGGGCGCACATCGGCCCCGGGCTCCAGCAGAAGGTGATCGCCGCCCTGGCCCCGGCGCTGAAGAAGGCGAAGACCAGGGCGGAGATCTCGGCGATGGACGAGACCAACCCGTCCATCTTCGCGACGAACTGGAACACCTACCCGCAGGAAGTGCGGGACCTGGTCGGCCAGTTGAACGTGCACACCTACGGCACCGGCCAGCGCACCACCGTACGGGACCTGGCGAAGGCGGCCGACAAGCCGCTGTGGCAGAGCGAGGTCGAGGGCGACTGGGGCGACGGGCAGAGCTTCACAGACATGCGTCCGGGCCTGGGTCTCGCCCAGCGCATCGTCGACGATCTGCGTGAACTGGAGCCCAGGGCCTGGGTGTTCTGGCAGCCCGTCGAGGACTACGACAACATGAAGCCGGGCGGCGAGTCCGCCAAGGGCGGCAACTGGGGCAGCATCCAGCTCTCGTTCGGCTGCACCTCGAAGGACACCCTGAAGTCGTGCCCCGTCTACACGAACACGAAGTTCGACACGGCCCGCAACTTTACGCACTACATCAAGCCCGGTGACCGGCTGATCAAGACGGACGACACGTCGAGCGCCGCCGCCGTCGCCAAGAAGGGCGACAGGGCGACGGTCGTCCACGTCAACAGCACCACCGAGTCCCGTACCGTCACGGTCGATCTGTCGAAGTTCGGCAAGGTCGGCCGCAACGCCACCGTCACCCCCGTCGTCACCAGCGTCGACGGCAAACTGGAGCGCCACAGGGCCATCGAGGTCGGCGACCGCAGGGCCACCTTCACCGTGCCCGCCCAGTCCGTGACCTCCTTCCTGGTCAAGGGCGTCTCGGGGGTCGCGGAGGACGCCGCCGAACTGCGCAAGGGCCACTCCTACGCGCTGACCGGCGTCCAGAGCGGCAAGGCCCTCACGGTCGCCGACAACGGCACGGGCCTCGTCATCAGAAGCGCGACGGCCGACGCGCCCGGTCAGCAGTGGAAGCTGCGCCAGATATCCGGCGACACGGGCAACCGCCAGCGGTACGTGTTCAGCAACCCGGTGGAGGGCAAGCGGCTGGCCGTGCGTGACGGCGCCCCGGTGCTGGAGGCCGACACCGGCCCACGCGACCGGGCCACCCAGTGGATCATGTCGTCGACCGGCGACGGCACCTGGACCCTCGTCAACGCGGCCACCGGACGGCTCCTCGAAGTCGGCGGCCAGGCCACGAACGAGGGCGCGGCCGTGACGCTGTGGACACCCAACTCCGGTGCCAACCAGCGCTGGAAGGTCGCGGAGGTGGCCAACCCGGCCGCCTAG
- a CDS encoding dolichyl-phosphate-mannose--protein mannosyltransferase, translating into MTSDTASEPGFAAGSDADARTKTVHPEPGAWAERLRRFGFVALPRTDTRDLLVPPFPEPGTRFGEALGLGPVAAHRLARAMGWLGPLLVAALAGAIRFWHLGRPRRLVFDETYYAKDAWSLLRLGYEGTWPDRKVADPQVLADPQVIPLSDAGAFVAHPPLGKWVIAVGEWMFGLDPFGWRFMVALLGTLSVLMLCRTGRRLFRSTTLGCLAGLLMALDGLHFVMSRMALLDLVVMFFVLAAFGALLIDRDRARARLAAGLPVDEDGFAGPDADTAERVGTGVRPWRVAAGLLLGLAAACKWNGLYFLAFFLVITLLWDVGSRRVAGARRPYLAVLRKDAGWSVLSVVPVAVAAYLATWTGWFLSDGGWGRHWAEGRGGPWSWIPAALRSLWHYESRVYDFNVGLSSPHPYESNPWSWLVQGRPVAYAYETDFVQDGCRTASGCSRAVLALGTPLLWWSACLALLYLLFRWALRRDWRAGAVLCGVAAGYLPWFHYQDRTIFAFYAVVLVPFLCLAVAMAMGALVGPPGTAGGRRTLGTVAAGAVVLLIVWNFVYFFPIYSGATIPYSEWHSRMWFDTWV; encoded by the coding sequence GTGACCAGTGACACCGCGTCGGAGCCGGGCTTCGCAGCCGGCTCCGACGCCGACGCGCGTACGAAGACCGTGCACCCGGAACCCGGCGCCTGGGCGGAGCGGTTGCGCCGCTTCGGGTTCGTGGCGCTCCCGCGCACCGACACCCGGGATCTCCTCGTTCCGCCGTTCCCGGAGCCCGGTACCCGCTTCGGGGAGGCCCTCGGTCTCGGCCCGGTGGCGGCCCACCGGCTCGCCAGGGCCATGGGCTGGCTGGGCCCGCTCCTGGTGGCCGCCCTGGCGGGAGCGATCCGCTTCTGGCATCTCGGCCGCCCCCGGCGTCTCGTCTTCGACGAGACGTACTACGCCAAGGACGCCTGGTCGCTGCTCCGGCTCGGTTACGAGGGCACCTGGCCGGACCGCAAGGTCGCCGACCCGCAGGTTCTCGCGGACCCTCAGGTGATCCCGCTCTCCGACGCCGGGGCCTTCGTCGCGCATCCGCCGCTGGGCAAGTGGGTGATCGCCGTCGGCGAGTGGATGTTCGGCCTCGATCCGTTCGGCTGGCGCTTCATGGTGGCGCTGCTCGGCACGCTGTCGGTGCTGATGCTGTGCCGGACTGGCCGCAGGCTGTTCCGTTCGACGACGCTGGGCTGTCTGGCCGGATTGCTGATGGCCCTGGACGGCCTGCACTTCGTGATGAGCCGCATGGCGCTGCTCGACCTCGTCGTCATGTTCTTCGTGCTGGCGGCGTTCGGCGCCCTGCTCATCGACCGCGACCGGGCCCGGGCCCGTCTCGCGGCGGGTCTGCCGGTGGACGAGGACGGCTTCGCGGGCCCCGACGCTGACACGGCCGAACGGGTGGGCACGGGCGTACGGCCGTGGCGTGTCGCGGCCGGGCTCCTCCTCGGCCTGGCCGCCGCCTGCAAGTGGAACGGCCTCTATTTCCTGGCCTTCTTCCTGGTGATAACCCTGCTGTGGGACGTCGGCTCACGCCGCGTCGCCGGGGCCCGTCGGCCGTACCTCGCCGTGCTGCGCAAGGACGCCGGCTGGTCGGTACTGTCCGTGGTGCCGGTGGCCGTGGCCGCCTATCTCGCCACCTGGACCGGCTGGTTCCTGTCCGACGGCGGCTGGGGGCGGCACTGGGCGGAGGGCCGCGGTGGCCCGTGGTCATGGATACCGGCCGCCCTGCGCAGCCTGTGGCACTACGAGAGCCGGGTCTACGACTTCAACGTGGGACTCAGCTCGCCGCACCCGTACGAGTCGAATCCCTGGAGCTGGCTGGTGCAGGGCCGTCCGGTGGCCTACGCGTACGAGACGGACTTCGTCCAGGACGGCTGTCGCACGGCCTCGGGCTGTTCCCGGGCGGTCCTCGCGCTGGGCACACCGCTGCTGTGGTGGTCCGCGTGTCTGGCGCTGCTGTATCTGCTCTTCCGGTGGGCCCTGCGCCGCGACTGGCGGGCGGGGGCCGTCCTGTGCGGGGTGGCGGCGGGCTATCTGCCGTGGTTCCACTACCAGGACCGTACGATCTTCGCCTTCTACGCGGTCGTCCTCGTGCCGTTCCTGTGCCTGGCGGTCGCGATGGCGATGGGCGCGCTGGTGGGGCCACCGGGGACGGCCGGCGGACGCAGGACGCTGGGGACGGTCGCTGCGGGGGCCGTGGTGCTACTGATCGTCTGGAACTTCGTCTACTTCTTCCCGATCTACTCGGGCGCGACGATCCCGTACTCGGAGTGGCACTCCAGGATGTGGTTCGACACCTGGGTATGA
- a CDS encoding ATP-binding protein has product MAIEPRWDDKLPSEEMYTRTTTFPGELPNVTGARLAAEEFLLALTRTAPPSAPEHWDDILLVVTELAANAVQYAPGPFELRLRRTFDGVHVTMHDTSTTPPAPRPFHPGRGDGGVGWHLIHTLCDQVSVVVTDKGKDIHVFLPW; this is encoded by the coding sequence ATGGCGATCGAGCCGCGTTGGGACGACAAACTGCCTTCTGAGGAGATGTACACCCGGACGACCACCTTTCCCGGCGAGCTGCCCAATGTGACGGGCGCGCGACTCGCCGCGGAGGAGTTCCTCCTTGCGCTCACGCGCACCGCGCCACCGTCCGCACCCGAGCACTGGGACGACATCCTGCTGGTCGTCACGGAGCTGGCGGCCAACGCGGTGCAGTACGCGCCGGGCCCGTTCGAGCTGCGGCTGCGGCGTACGTTCGACGGCGTGCACGTGACCATGCACGACACCAGCACCACACCGCCCGCGCCGCGGCCGTTCCATCCCGGCCGGGGTGACGGGGGTGTCGGGTGGCATCTGATCCACACGCTGTGCGACCAGGTGAGCGTGGTGGTGACCGACAAGGGCAAGGACATCCATGTGTTCCTGCCCTGGTGA
- a CDS encoding ATP-binding protein, translating into MDRIDTTALASADSPPEVMASAPAPVTAAADAPAPVTTAATARAYARSVVLEQWNNADRTATEAALIDLSLVVSELAANAVRHGGGLAGFEVTPTPEGVRLAVHDNSDVVPAAAFGAGSLPTQHHGNGYGWPVIIRLACDIAVDLRPGGGKTVSVLVRLV; encoded by the coding sequence ATGGACCGAATCGACACGACCGCCCTCGCGTCCGCGGACAGTCCGCCAGAGGTGATGGCCTCGGCGCCCGCCCCGGTCACGGCCGCGGCGGATGCGCCGGCCCCCGTCACGACCGCGGCGACGGCCCGCGCGTACGCCCGGAGCGTGGTGCTCGAACAGTGGAACAACGCGGACCGCACGGCGACGGAGGCGGCCCTCATCGATCTCTCGCTGGTCGTCTCGGAGCTGGCCGCGAACGCCGTCCGGCACGGGGGAGGGCTGGCCGGGTTCGAGGTGACGCCCACGCCTGAGGGAGTGCGGCTGGCCGTGCACGACAACAGTGACGTCGTCCCCGCCGCCGCCTTCGGCGCGGGAAGCCTGCCGACGCAGCACCACGGCAACGGCTACGGCTGGCCGGTCATCATCCGGCTGGCGTGCGACATCGCCGTCGACCTGCGTCCGGGCGGCGGCAAGACCGTCAGCGTGCTGGTGCGGCTCGTCTGA
- a CDS encoding PRC-barrel domain containing protein — protein MTTDSIWSYAQTSGYAEGLLLTGFTVAAVDGTFGHVDRQVDQSGMRHLIVDTGGWVFGRSVLVPVGLVTFIDPEAREIKVACTEDEIKAAPRFKTDRETLDPEYLTGVGHYYRSLPPRQATTT, from the coding sequence GTGACCACCGACAGCATCTGGTCGTACGCACAGACCAGCGGATACGCGGAGGGACTGCTGCTCACGGGGTTCACGGTCGCCGCGGTCGACGGGACCTTCGGGCACGTCGACCGGCAGGTGGACCAGTCCGGGATGCGGCATCTGATCGTCGACACCGGTGGCTGGGTGTTCGGCAGGAGCGTGCTGGTCCCCGTCGGCCTGGTCACCTTCATCGATCCGGAGGCCCGGGAGATCAAGGTGGCGTGCACCGAGGACGAGATCAAGGCCGCGCCCCGGTTCAAGACCGACCGCGAGACGCTGGACCCCGAATATCTCACCGGAGTGGGCCACTACTACCGGAGCCTGCCCCCGCGGCAGGCGACCACGACCTGA
- a CDS encoding hydrophobic protein produces the protein MVPVILVLLLALLLFGAGFALKALWWIAVVVLVVWLLGFVVRPTASGGRRGRWYRW, from the coding sequence ATGGTTCCCGTCATTCTTGTTCTTCTGCTCGCCCTACTCCTTTTCGGTGCGGGTTTCGCACTCAAGGCACTGTGGTGGATCGCGGTCGTCGTGCTGGTCGTCTGGCTGCTCGGCTTCGTCGTACGGCCGACCGCGTCCGGGGGCCGCCGTGGACGCTGGTACCGCTGGTAG
- a CDS encoding Dps family protein: protein MTSSRTEPKYTVPGLSVQDGGRLVELLRLRLHALNDLSLTLKHIHWNVVGPHFIAIHEMLDPQVDRVRAMADDTAERVSALGGVPLGTPGALVAERTWDDYDIGRADAIAHLGALDLVYTGIVESHRAALAEVGKFDPVTEDLLIGQLRSLEQFQWFVRAHLESSGGDLATAGARTENEAARSAHEDGVR, encoded by the coding sequence ATGACGTCGTCCCGAACCGAGCCCAAATACACTGTTCCCGGACTGAGCGTCCAGGACGGCGGGAGGCTTGTCGAACTGCTCCGCCTGCGACTGCACGCGCTGAATGACCTCTCGCTCACCCTGAAGCACATTCACTGGAATGTGGTCGGCCCGCATTTCATCGCCATTCACGAAATGCTCGACCCGCAGGTCGACCGGGTCCGGGCCATGGCCGACGACACCGCCGAGCGGGTCTCGGCGCTGGGCGGAGTGCCCCTGGGGACGCCCGGCGCCCTCGTCGCCGAGCGGACCTGGGACGACTACGACATCGGGCGGGCGGACGCGATCGCCCATCTCGGCGCCCTCGACCTGGTCTACACGGGCATCGTCGAGAGCCATCGTGCGGCGCTGGCCGAGGTCGGCAAGTTCGACCCGGTGACGGAGGATCTCCTCATCGGGCAGCTGCGCTCCCTCGAACAGTTCCAGTGGTTCGTGCGCGCGCACCTCGAAAGCTCCGGTGGCGACCTCGCCACGGCGGGCGCCCGCACCGAGAACGAGGCCGCGCGCTCGGCGCACGAGGACGGGGTCCGGTAA
- a CDS encoding anti-sigma factor RsbA family regulatory protein → MTTTATEPTTGAPFVHPALFYRDDQEYLAGTVPFVREGLAASEPVAVAAPAARLELITAALGPVAEGVHLVDMTLAGRNPGRIIPSVLRAFADARPGVRVRIIGEPIWPGRTAVEYPACLQHEALINEAFSGREVTILCPYDARSLPRDVLADAHATHPVLIAAGRERPSETYDPDKVLARCNEPLSPLPGAATFRYDAKTLPAARDFALAQARKRGMSAVRLQDLALVVAELTTNSVVHAGGTGTLRLWAEDEQIVCQVQDVGRLADPLAGRRPAHPGQIGGRGLLLVHYLSDLVRLHTDDAGTTIRSYVSRA, encoded by the coding sequence GTGACGACGACGGCCACCGAGCCGACGACCGGCGCGCCCTTCGTGCATCCCGCGCTCTTCTACCGTGACGACCAGGAGTACCTGGCGGGCACGGTTCCCTTCGTACGGGAGGGGCTGGCGGCCTCGGAGCCCGTGGCGGTGGCCGCTCCCGCCGCGCGGCTCGAACTCATCACGGCGGCACTGGGCCCGGTGGCGGAGGGCGTGCATCTCGTCGACATGACCCTGGCCGGCCGCAACCCCGGCCGGATCATCCCCTCGGTCCTGCGAGCCTTCGCCGACGCCCGCCCGGGCGTCCGCGTCCGTATCATCGGCGAGCCGATCTGGCCCGGCCGCACGGCCGTGGAGTATCCCGCCTGCCTCCAGCACGAGGCCCTCATCAACGAGGCGTTCAGCGGCCGGGAGGTGACCATCCTGTGCCCGTACGACGCCCGGTCCCTGCCGCGGGACGTGCTCGCCGACGCCCATGCCACCCACCCCGTCCTCATCGCCGCGGGACGCGAGCGGCCCAGTGAGACGTACGACCCGGACAAGGTGCTCGCGCGCTGCAACGAACCGCTGTCCCCGCTGCCCGGCGCGGCGACCTTCCGCTACGACGCGAAAACGCTGCCCGCTGCCCGTGACTTCGCCCTCGCGCAGGCGCGGAAGCGGGGGATGAGCGCGGTCCGTCTGCAGGATCTGGCCCTGGTCGTCGCCGAGCTGACCACGAACAGCGTGGTGCACGCGGGTGGCACGGGGACACTGCGCCTGTGGGCGGAGGACGAGCAGATCGTCTGCCAGGTGCAGGACGTCGGCCGGCTGGCCGACCCCCTCGCGGGGCGTCGCCCCGCGCACCCCGGCCAGATCGGTGGCCGTGGCCTCCTGCTCGTGCACTACCTCTCGGATCTGGTGCGCCTGCACACCGACGACGCCGGCACGACGATCCGCAGTTACGTCTCACGCGCCTGA
- a CDS encoding SigB/SigF/SigG family RNA polymerase sigma factor gives MSTATTTASGPSARTATARHPHDDAPDSATDFARLAALEEGPERDAVRDELTKAWLPMAHRIAGRFRDRGENIEDLRQVAAVGLVKAIDRFDPSRGAFESYAVPTITGEVKRHFRDRMWALRVPRRVQELRNKVRIARRDLTMNPGTPEPTTAEIAAHAGLTEDEVGAGMEAMESFSTLSLDAELSSADDNYSLADTLGDLDSSYDMVVDREAAKEGLRRLPERERNILYMRFFEDMTQNRIADQLGISQMHVSRLITRSCARVRDEALGAQARPGRGNADGGTGAA, from the coding sequence ATGTCCACGGCGACCACCACCGCGTCGGGTCCCTCGGCCCGGACCGCCACGGCGAGGCACCCGCACGACGACGCTCCTGATTCGGCGACCGACTTCGCCCGACTGGCCGCCCTGGAGGAGGGGCCCGAGCGGGACGCGGTCCGCGACGAGTTGACGAAGGCCTGGCTGCCCATGGCCCACCGCATCGCCGGCCGGTTCCGTGACCGGGGCGAGAACATAGAGGACCTGCGGCAGGTCGCGGCCGTCGGCCTGGTGAAGGCCATCGACCGGTTCGACCCCTCCCGCGGGGCCTTCGAGAGTTACGCGGTGCCCACCATCACCGGTGAGGTCAAGCGCCACTTCAGGGACCGCATGTGGGCCCTGAGGGTGCCGCGCCGGGTTCAGGAACTGCGCAACAAGGTGCGCATCGCCCGGCGCGATCTCACGATGAACCCCGGTACCCCCGAGCCGACGACGGCCGAGATCGCGGCGCACGCCGGGCTGACGGAGGACGAGGTCGGCGCGGGGATGGAGGCGATGGAGAGCTTCAGCACCCTGTCCCTGGACGCCGAACTGTCGTCCGCCGACGACAACTACAGCCTCGCGGACACCCTGGGCGATCTCGACTCCTCCTACGACATGGTCGTCGACCGCGAAGCCGCGAAGGAAGGGCTGCGCCGGCTGCCGGAGCGCGAGCGGAACATCCTCTACATGCGCTTCTTCGAGGACATGACGCAGAACCGCATAGCCGATCAGCTCGGCATCTCCCAGATGCACGTCTCCCGGCTCATCACCCGCAGCTGCGCACGGGTGAGGGACGAGGCGCTGGGCGCACAGGCCCGCCCCGGCCGTGGGAACGCCGACGGCGGGACGGGCGCCGCCTGA
- a CDS encoding RNA polymerase sigma factor SigF, whose translation MAAVTADGATATAQGTRTAQETELPLIEDPSRVRPKDARELSRQFFDRLAVLEEGTHDYQYARNTLIEMNLSLVRYAASRFRGRGDSMEDIVQVGTIGLIKAIDRFELSREVEFTSFAVPYIVGEIKRFFRDTSWAVHVPRRLQEARVELAKATEELRTRLGRAPTTAELSHLMSLPEAEVIEARKAANCYNSSSLDAALTSDSGSHGESVLADFIGEDDRSLELVEDLNSLAPLVAELDERERRIIHLRFVEERTQAEIGELLGISQMHVSRLISRIIKRLRAGLLDPSVA comes from the coding sequence ATGGCAGCCGTGACGGCAGACGGGGCAACGGCCACGGCACAGGGGACCCGGACGGCGCAGGAGACGGAACTGCCTCTCATCGAGGACCCGTCGCGCGTCAGGCCGAAGGACGCCCGGGAGCTGTCGCGGCAGTTCTTCGACCGTCTGGCCGTGCTGGAGGAAGGCACCCACGACTACCAGTACGCCCGCAACACCCTGATCGAGATGAACCTCTCCCTCGTCCGGTACGCGGCCTCCCGGTTCCGCGGCCGGGGCGACTCGATGGAGGACATCGTCCAGGTCGGCACCATCGGGCTGATCAAGGCCATCGACCGGTTCGAGCTGTCGCGCGAGGTGGAGTTCACCTCCTTCGCCGTCCCCTACATCGTCGGCGAGATCAAGCGTTTCTTCCGTGACACGAGCTGGGCCGTCCATGTGCCGCGGCGGCTGCAGGAGGCCCGGGTCGAGCTGGCGAAGGCCACGGAGGAACTGCGGACCCGGCTGGGCCGCGCCCCCACGACCGCCGAGCTGTCCCACCTCATGTCGCTGCCCGAGGCGGAGGTCATCGAGGCCCGCAAGGCGGCGAACTGCTACAACTCCTCGTCGCTCGACGCGGCCCTGACCTCCGACAGCGGCTCGCACGGCGAGTCCGTCCTGGCCGACTTCATCGGCGAGGACGACCGGTCGCTCGAACTGGTGGAGGACCTGAACTCGCTGGCGCCGCTGGTCGCCGAGCTCGACGAGCGCGAGCGCCGCATCATCCACCTGCGGTTCGTCGAGGAGCGCACCCAGGCCGAGATCGGCGAACTGCTCGGTATCTCCCAGATGCATGTGTCGCGTCTGATCAGCCGCATCATCAAGCGGCTCCGCGCCGGGCTGCTCGACCCCTCGGTGGCCTGA